Proteins found in one Aspergillus puulaauensis MK2 DNA, chromosome 8, nearly complete sequence genomic segment:
- the TPC1 gene encoding thiamine transporter TPC1 (COG:C;~EggNog:ENOG410PGGY;~InterPro:IPR018108,IPR023395,IPR002067;~PFAM:PF00153;~go_process: GO:0055085 - transmembrane transport [Evidence IEA]) — MSAGGEHLKDEGTRRQVVLAGGIAGLISRFCIAPLDVVKIRLQLQIHSLSDPASHAHISGPVYKGTLSTIKTILREEGITGLWKGNIPAELMYVCYGAIQFTTYRTTTQLLSQLDPHRLPQPVESFISGALGGGVATASTYPLDLLRTRFAAQGSGEHRVYGSLLSSVRDIARYEGPAGFFRGCSAAVGQIVPYMGLFFSTYETLRPVMATAPDVLPIPLPPGSGDAAAGVVASVLAKTGVFPLDLVRKRLQVQGPTRALYVHRNIPEYRGVFNTMGFILRTQGVRGLYRGLTVSLFKAAPASAVTMWTYERTLKLLQEYEVAAGHNV, encoded by the exons ATGTCGGCTGGCGGCGAGCATTTAAAAGATGAA GGCACCCGACGACAAGTCGTCCTCGCGGGCGGGATAGCCGGCCTCATCTCACG ATTCTGTATAGCCCCGCTAGATGTCGTCAAAATCCGTCTTCAGCTCCAAATACACTCCCTCTCTGACCCAGCCTCCCACGCCCACATATCCGGTCCTGTTTACAAAGGAACCCTTTCCACCATCAAGACCATCCTCCGCGAAGAAGGAATCACGGGGCTATGGAAGGGCAACATCCCAGCAGAACTGATGTACGTTTGCTACGGCGCGATACAATTCACAACCTACCGAACCACAACGCAACTTCTATCCCAATTGGATCCACACCGTCTCCCGCAACCTGTCGAGTCCTTTATATCCGGTGCTTTGGGCGGTGGAGTTGCAACCGCGTCGACGTATCCGCTTGATTTGCTAAGGACACGGTTCGCGGCGCAGGGGTCCGGCGAGCACCGCGTTTACGGTTCCCTCCTTTCGTCGGTAAGGGATATCGCAAGATATGAAGGACCAGCTGGGTTTTTCCGCggctgcagcgccgcagtTGGCCAGATTGTGCCTTACATGGGTTTATTCTTCTCCACATACGAGACGCTTCGCCCTGTGATGGCAACCGCACCTGACGTCTTACCAATCCCCCTACCACCAGGGTCTGGGGATGCCGCAGCGGGTGTGGTTGCAAGTGTTTTGGCCAAAACGGGTGTGTTCCCGCTCGATCTCGTGCGCAAACGGTTACAAGTACAGGGCCCAACACGCGCGTTGTATGTTCACCGGAATATCCCTGAATATCGCGGGGTCTTCAATACCATGGGATTTATATTGAGGACACAAGGCGTGCGCGGCCTATACCGCGGTTTAACCGTGAGCTTATTCAAGGCTGCGCCGGCTAGTGCGGTGACTATGTGGACATACGAGAGGACGTTGaagcttcttcaagaatATGAAGTAGCTGCTGGTCACAATGTGTAG
- a CDS encoding uncharacterized protein (COG:S;~EggNog:ENOG410Q2EE), with amino-acid sequence METSTMDLSRLTRPAILCQCSRCLSSLAVLENEWVKLSKSYSVVSGWLSIQLHRLTISSEKKQIPQSSELSLIRGRIVQEIGCKLCQQKLGVLCALDNGPNVFWKLSKVSLLEIVTMRTVEPTFKEGDRVLEDLLFPRPKTLGVDGPSSHTGALVATNPSEVDNYDVSVEHQIQRQGLNLDHISSSVSNLHDTMHELKNAFTSMRIELNGPSRFPSERDLTNSDFNMVTTVLRELKSKADEIEKLKLEIEALKFRNRYVEEHTRQPLPTLTVEAPLPEVATPGLLREGRKRPFPFPDYYQGGRERPVADSFDDDGDEEDSIIDFTLGETGIPSVKIPLKGNETTAEPTLDPMSSRSHSLQIEVDNSINDTPQSLSLDQPPSKRPRLSSSGNMGSNKRPRGRPPRKSISQTTQPDSTTNPKPASVPEQDSNPQQSTPTNHQGTLENRPTRSSSLRSRSRARSPNSRNRVSTDNPQQNKNTPTESSNQPTVELDKENSLVETRGSQPNGGKGPRVEVNEKRRAQTAARDNMAKIAMQREEAMDTENVR; translated from the exons ATGGAGACCAGCACCATGGATCTCTCTAGACTCACCCGTCCGGCAATACTTTGCCAGTGTTCGCGATGCTTGAGCTCTCTAGCAGTTCTTGAGAACGAATGGGTGAAACTGTCGAAATCGTATTCGGTTGTTTCTGGTTGGCTTAGCATCCAGCTTCACCGTCTCACAATTTCCAGCGAAAAGAAGCAGATTCCGCAGTCGTCCGAGTTGAGCTTAATACGTGGTCGCATTGTTCAGGAGATAGGATGTAAACTTTGCCAACAGAAACTGGGGGTCCTGTGTGCTCTGGACAATGG CCCGAATGTCTTCTGGAAGTTATCGAAAGTCTCGTTACTTGAGATCGTCACGATGCGCACGGTAGAGCCGACATTTAAAGAAGGAGATAGGGTGCTCGAGGATCTTTTGTTTCCCAGACCTAAAACACTGGGAGTCGACGGGCCATCCTCTCATACAGGAGCTTTAGTGGCAACGAACCCCAGTGAAGTCGACAACTACGATGTGTCTGTAGAGCATCAGATCCAGCGACAGGGTCTAAATCTCGACCATATTTCCAGCTCTGTTAGTAATCTACACGATACGATGCACGAACTGAAAAATGCCTTTACTTCTATGCGCATCGAATTGAATGGCCCGAGCCGCTTTCCGAGCGAGCGGGATCTTACGAATTCCGACTTCAATATGGTGACAACAGTGCTGAGGGAATTGAAATCGAAGGCGGATGAGATCGAGAAACTGAAGCTCGAGATCGAGGCGTTGAAATTTCGCAATCGTTATGTGGAGGAACACACAAGACAGCCGCTCCCAACCTTGACCGTTGAAGCACCACTTCCAGAAGTCGCAACTCCGGGACTCCTTCGGGAAGGCAGAAAGCGACCCTTCCCCTTTCCAGATTACTACCAAGGTGGCCGTGAAAGGCCAGTTGCGGATTCtttcgatgatgatggcgatgaagaagacagcaTCATCGATTTTACTTTAGGCGAAACTGGCATACCCTCTGTTAAAATCCCACTAAAGGGAAATGAAACAACAGCCGAACCAACCCTTGATCCTATGTCTTCAAGGTCTCACAGCCTTCAGATCGAAGTTGACAACTCAATCAACGATACTCCACAGTCCCTCTCGCTAGACCAACCCCCCTCGAAGCGACCCCGTCTCTCGTCAAGTGGGAACATGGGCTCCAACAAGAGGCCCAGGGGCCGCCCTCCTCGGAAGTCAATCAGTCAGACCACGCAACCTGATTCAACTACAAATCCGAAGCCAGCCTCGGTACCCGAGCAAGATAGCAACCCCCAGCAGTCTACACCAACCAACCATCAGGGAACGCTGGAGAACCGGCCAACGCGGTCTAGCAGCCTACGCAGCCGCTCGCGAGCCCGATCGCCAAATTCGAGAAACAGAGTGTCCACAGACAACCcacaacaaaacaaaaacacgCCTACGGAAAGCAGCAACCAACCCACTGTCGAACTGGACAAAGAAAACTCCCTTGTCGAAACCCGCGGATCACAGCCTAATGGCGGGAAAGGGCCTAGGGTTGAGGTGAACGAGAAACGCAGGGCGCAGACCGCAGCGCGGGATAATATGGCAAAGATAGCCATGCAGCGCGAAGAAGCTATGGATACCGAGAATGTCCGATAG
- a CDS encoding RNA exonuclease (COG:L;~EggNog:ENOG410PGWF;~InterPro:IPR012337,IPR036397,IPR013520,IPR034922;~PFAM:PF00929;~go_function: GO:0003676 - nucleic acid binding [Evidence IEA]) encodes MQTLGQTLSLLQKSNEPVPDDSTASATELPIAVSEESTNDAEAISDNQRPAKKKRLNGEKVKYPTLTYVEGRQLQSSIRIADLQNLLLFCFADGIAPQWIAVKNSTRIRKAVFLMVPGLELGMLDGTVPLDAPQVKEDTGDKPAGDGVDTRAAEFARWKEGLPPEDRSHLFSPRPLSTSTVPEPLQPLANIFPHAWPIRAPGDSKYNKVHSPLQAVLMAPLPKNKDKNGKGPKPPRVDKNHTPKRTPITTFISPVGELRENEYPLHPALSVSEEEKLILDETRKRAGQSTEDGWVDTHVESIEAGIVPEAEIQQGSMTAGRDIIALDCEMCITEGGNSELTRISLVRWDGEVVLDELVKPKLPVIDYLTRFSGITEEMLDPVTTTHADIQQKLLSIITPRTILVGHSLNSDLNALKLTHPFIVDTTFLYPHPRGPPLRASLKWLTQKYLGKEIQKGTTGHDSIEDARAVLELVKQKCEKGEQWGTSDASNESIFKRLGRHTPPGKADATTTGRTGAVVDWGSPERGLGSQATASIGCGDDDAVVKGISAAVNGDEGNSSIPGDGVDFTWARMRELEIYRGWCNRIPDPKNANESTTITEETDSPSKTLSSFVSRTVSRINEVYESLPALTLFVVYSGTGDPREVGRLQAMQRLFRDEYQSKKPWDELTVKWTDTEEQALKKACERAREGCGFMCVK; translated from the exons ATGCAGACCCTGG GCCAGACTCTGTCACTGCTACAGAAGTCGAACGAACCTGTGCCCGACGACAGCACCGCTTCTGCTACCGAATTGCCAATTGCTGTCTCTGAGGAATCGACAAACGATGCCGAGGCTATATCAGACAACCAACGACctgcgaagaagaaacgaTTGAACGGCGAGAAGGTTAAATATCCCACCCTCACTTATGTTGAAGGCCGACAGCTGCAATCCTCAATCCGTATCGCCGACCTCCAgaatttgctgctgttctgcTTCGCAGATGGCATTGCACCACAATGGATAGCTGTTAAGAATAGCACTCGTATCCGGAAGGCAGTATTCTTGATGGTTCCTGGATTAGAGCTAGGAATGCTTGACGGAACAGTTCCTTTGGATGCACCGCAAGTGAAAGAAGACACTGGAGATAAGCCGGCtggtgatggcgttgataCAAGGGCGGCTGAGTTCGCAAGATGGAAAGAAGGTCTGCCACCTGAGGACCGGTCTCACTTGTTCAGCCCCCGTCCTCTATCCACCAGCACCGTCCCTGAACCTTTACAGCCTTTAGCAAACATCTTTCCCCACGCCTGGCCAATCCGGGCACCTGGGGATTCAAAGTATAACAAAGTTCACTCACCTTTGCAAGCTGTTCTTATGGCCCCTCTACCTAAAAACAAAGATAAAAATGGGAAAGGCCCGAAGCCGCCTCGAGTCGACAAAAATCACACACCAAAGCGAACTCCTATCACAACGTTCATAAGCCCAGTTGGGGAACTACGAGAGAATGAGTATCCTCTACACCCTGCGCTTTCAGTATCAGAAGAGGAGAAGTTGATTTTGGACGAGACTCGGAAACGAGCCGGCCAGTCTACGGAGGATGGGTGGGTAGACACTCATGTAGAAAGCATCGAAGCTGGTATCGTCCCTGAAGCTGAGATTCAGCAAGGGAGTATGACGGCAGGACGTGACATAATCGCCTTGGATTGTGAGATGTGCATCACTGAAGGCGGTAATTCAGAGCTCACCCGCATCAGCTTGGTCCGCTGGGATGGCGAGGTTGTACTGGACGAGCTTGTAAAGCCAAAGTTGCCTGTGATTGACTATTTAACCCGATTCTCAGGAATCACCGAGGAGATGTTAGACCCTGTCACTACTACACACGCGGATATCCAGCAAAAGCTACTTTCCATCATCACTCCTCGCACGATCCTTGTCGGCCACTCGCTTAACTCAGACCTAAACGCCCTGAAACTGACCCACCCCTTCATTGTCGACACTACATTTTTATACCCTCACCCTCGCGGGCCCCCACTCAGAGCAAGCCTGAAATGGCTTACCCAGAAATACCTCGGCAAGGAAATCCAGAAGGGCACGACAGGCCACGATTCCATCGAAGATGCACGTGCCGTCCTCGAGCTCGTCAAACAAAAATGCGAAAAGGGTGAACAGTGGGGCACAAGCGACGCCTCCAACGAGAGTATCTTCAAACGCTTAGGTCGGCATACCCCTCCTGGGAAGGCAGATGCAACCACCACGGGTCGCACAGGCGCGGTCGTTGATTGGGGCAGCCCCGAACGTGGCCTGGGTTCGCAGGCCACCGCCTCGATTGGAtgtggcgatgatgatgccgtGGTAAAAGGTATCTCCGCTGCCGTAAATGGAGATGAGGGTAATTCATCTATCCCTGGAGATGGGGTTGATTTCACCTGGGCTCGAATGCGTGAACTTGAAATCTACCGGGGATGGTGCAACCGGATCCCGGACCCAAAGAATGCCAACGAATCGACAACCATCACCGAAGAAACGGACTCCCCGTCCAAGACGCTATCAAGCTTCGTCTCGCGGACCGTCTCCCGGATTAATGAGGTCTATGAATCTCTTCCCGCCCTCACGCTTTTTGTTGTGTACTCCGGAACTGGTGATCCTCGGGAGGTGGGCCGTTTACAGGCCATGCAAAGGCTTTTCCGTGACGAGTACCAGTCGAAAAAGCCGTGGGATGAGTTGACCGTCAAATGGACGGATACCGAAGAACAGGCTTTGAAGAAAGCTTGTGAACGTGCTAGGGAGGGTTGTGGATTTATGTGTGTGAAGTAG
- a CDS encoding putative Gamma-butyrobetaine hydroxylase subfamily (COG:I;~EggNog:ENOG410PFA3;~InterPro:IPR010376,IPR038492,IPR003819,IPR042098;~PFAM:PF02668,PF06155;~go_function: GO:0016491 - oxidoreductase activity [Evidence IEA];~go_process: GO:0055114 - oxidation-reduction process [Evidence IEA]), whose translation MIRSLLRAPRRIHRVSVPTTPALHCRPPITHPFNRASQRSFTASRGFSQDESDIQIHLRNDKLIAQQDGFQKSLSFIRLRDWCTCPTCVDVHSKQRNFRTSDIPLDIKPNSVKWDQDFLEVTWENDILGFDPSHTSRYAMSELDGITRYGVTSDTGLKRYRVDWDGPLMEKLQHWVSYEDYMNNGPEFTRAMRNLSVLGMIFVKDVPDSREMVEKIATRIGPLRNTFYGPTWDVRTVPQAKNVAYTSQFLGFHMDLMYMRDPPGFQFLHCLRNSCDGGESLFADAFHAAAKMHKYERENFDTLTKTNLSYSYLHEDSKYCQLRPVFDVGADRSKGSLLEFVNYSPPFQGPKIEGMDKAYGSVGWQKMEIEALQSFAKRLESETSIFELKLNPGECVIFENRRVVHARRQFNTATGERWLAGAYLDTDVVQSRFRVQKEADTYAWTNPAGSGKG comes from the coding sequence ATGATCCGGTCTCTACTACGTGCTCCCCGGCGCATCCACAGAGTATCTGTACCAACAACTCCTGCGCTTCATTGTCGACCCCCTATCACCCATCCATTCAACCGTGCCAGCCAACGATCCTTCACAGCTTCACGCGGGTTCAGCCAAGATGAATCAGATATACAGATTCATCTACGCAATGATAAACTTATAGCTCAACAGGATGGTTTCCAGAAATCACTGTCATTTATCCGACTGCGTGACTGGTGTACATGTCCAACTTGCGTGGACGTCCATTCCAAGCAACGAAACTTCCGGACTTCTGACATCCCCTTGGATATCAAACCCAATTCTGTCAAATGGGATCAGGATTTTCTGGAAGTAACCTGGGAAAACGATATTCTCGGATTCGACCCTTCTCACACTTCAAGATATGCAATGAGCGAACTGGACGGTATTACGCGCTACGGTGTTACCTCTGATACCGGCCTTAAAAGATACCGCGTTGACTGGGACGGACCGCTCATGGAAAAACTACAGCATTGGGTGTCATACGAGGATTACATGAACAACGGACCCGAATTTACACGCGCCATGCGAAACCTATCCGTGCTGGGTATGATATTCGTGAAAGATGTCCCAGATTCGCGGGAAATGGTTGAGAAAATTGCCACGCGCATTGGACCTCTCCGAAACACCTTCTACGGACCGACATGGGATGTCCGCACAGTCCCCCAGGCTAAGAATGTTGCTTACACCAGCCAATTTTTGGGGTTCCACATGGATCTCATGTACATGCGGGATCCGCCAGGCTTTCAGTTTCTGCACTGTCTTCGCAATTCGTGTGATGGTGGGGAGTCGCTGTTTGCGGATGCATTCCATGCTGCCGCCAAAATGCATAAATACGAGCGGGAAAATTTTGACACGCTAACGAAGACAAATCTCTCGTACAGCTATCTACATGAGGATAGTAAATACTGTCAATTACGGCCGGTGTTTGACGTGGGGGCTGACAGATCGAAAGGTTCACTCCTTGAATTTGTCAACTACTCACCTCCCTTCCAAGGTCCTAAAATTGAGGGCATGGACAAGGCATATGGGTCAGTAGGGTGGCAGAAAATGGAGATCGAAGCCCTGCAATCTTTCGCCAAGCGTCTCGAATCCGAAACCTCAATATTCGAATTGAAACTTAATCCTGGTGAATGCGTTATATTTGAAAATCGTCGCGTGGTTCATGCTCGCCGTCAGTTCAATACTGCTACGGGTGAGCGGTGGCTTGCGGGAGCTTATCTCGACACCGATGTAGTTCAGTCTCGTTTCCGTGTGCAAAAGGAGGCTGACACGTATGCATGGACAAACCCTGCCGGCTCTGGCAAAGGCTAA
- a CDS encoding threonine aldolase GLY1 (COG:E;~EggNog:ENOG410PGQW;~InterPro:IPR023603,IPR001597,IPR015424,IPR015421, IPR015422;~PFAM:PF01212;~go_function: GO:0003824 - catalytic activity [Evidence IEA];~go_function: GO:0016829 - lyase activity [Evidence IEA];~go_process: GO:0006520 - cellular amino acid metabolic process [Evidence IEA]) → MKRFAAPLVQSPRLFRPTLSILQARHGSRPIANMATSSEAAGGGRTTWQGAGAAEFDLRSDTMTKPTPSMLNAICQTTLLDDVFEEDTVTNDLQTYVAKRTGHEAGLLVVSGTMGNQVAIRTHLVEPPYSVVCDYRSHIICYEAGGVSAWTGATVIPVIPKNDTYITLEDVQKKVVISDDVHKCPTKLISLENTLDGMIMPLQEARRITEWAHINGIKVHLDGARLWEAVVSGAGSLEDYTSLFDSISLCFSKGLGAPIGSIVVGSEAFIKKARWFRKSVGGGTRQSGVIASAARVALDETFGTDAHGQQGKLQETHVKAKHVADMWTNRGGKLAYPVHTNMVWLDIETSGLGPNDLAETGKEKGLKLLGNRIVVHYQVSDDAISRLEQVFDLVLSGQHKQSADSSKPYGSR, encoded by the exons ATGAAACGTTTCGCTGCACCTCTCGTTCAGTCTCCACGTCTGTTTCGACCTACCTTGTCGATTCTACAGGCCAGGCACGGTTCGAGACCTATCGCGAATATGGCAACATCCTCTGAGGCTGCCGGTGGTGGCCGAACAACATGGCAGGGCGCCGGCGCCGCTGAATTTGATTTGAGGA GTGACACTATGACCAAGCCAACTCCTTCCATGCTCAACGCGATCTGCCAgaccaccctcctcgacgatgTTTTCGAGGAAGACACCGTGACAAATGACTTACAAACATATGTTGCGAAACGTACTGGTCACGAGGCGGGGCTATTGGTGGTGTCGGGTACAATGGGTAACCAGGTTGCCATTCGCACCCACTTAGTCGAGCCACCATACTCTGTTGTTTGTGATTACCGCTCCCACATCATTTGCTATGAGGCGGGAGGTGTCAGTGCCTGGACCGGAGCTACAGTTATACCCGTTATTCCCAAAAATGACACCTACATTACGCTCGAAGATGTTCAGAAGAAAGTGGTAATTAGCGACGATGTCCACAAATGTCCCACCAAGTTGATAAGTCTGGAGAATACACTGGATGGGATGATTATGCCGCTACAGGAAGCCCGCAGGATTACGGAGTGGGCGCACATAAATGGAATCAAGGTACACCTGGATGGCGCGAGATTGTGGGAGGCCGTGGTCTCGGGAGCAGGGAGCTTGGAGGACTACACCAGCCTCTTTGATAGCATCAGCCTGTGCTTCTCTAAGGGTCTAGGTGCACCTATCGGCAGCATTGTAGTTGGATCGGAAGCTTTTATCAAAAAGGCCCGCTGGTTTCGCAAGTCAGTAGGAGGCGGTACTCGTCAAAGCGGAGTGATAGCTTCGGCTGCAAGGGTTGCTCTGGATGAAACTTTTGGAACAGACGCTCACGGACAGCAAGGAAAGCTCCAAGAGACACATGTCAAAGCGAAACATGTTGCAGACATGTGGACGAATCGTGGAGGCAAACTAGCTTACCCTGTCCATACTAACATGGTATGGCTGGATATTGAAACATCTGGGCTGGGGCCGAATGACCTGGCCGAGactggaaaagagaaaggcCTAAAGCTCTTGGGGAACAGGATTGTTGTCCATTACC AGGTATCAGATGATGCAATTAGCCGCCTTGAGCAAGTGTTTGACCTGGTGCTGAGCGGTCAACACAAACAGAGTGCTGACAGCAGTAAGCCTTATGGCAGCCGATAA
- the GRX4 gene encoding PICOT family protein (COG:O;~EggNog:ENOG410PFJ2;~InterPro:IPR002109,IPR036249,IPR004480,IPR033658, IPR013766;~PFAM:PF00462,PF00085;~go_function: GO:0015035 - protein disulfide oxidoreductase activity [Evidence IEA]), with the protein MSTLLEITSEESFIPQIASIPASTLVVLYFHAPWAAPCAQMRAVLSALASQYPVTSPPTVAFFSINAEELPDISEEYDVTAVPYVVLLRDSSVLESISGSEATKVRDAVERYAGAGSSAGANGAGFTTIPPALSAVPREDGPATATQAPMLSAGQSADGAPALTPEQSKEALFARLAELVKAAPVMLFMKGTPSAPQCGFSRQLVGILRERSVKYGFFNILADEEVRQGLKEFADWPTFPQLWVGGELVGGLDIVKEELENDPEFLESFSVNKATAAA; encoded by the exons ATGTCTACCCTCCTCGAGATAACCTCAGAGGAGAGCTTTATCCCTCAGATCGCCTCCATCCCAGCGTCAACCCTCGTTGTTCTCTACTTCCACGCACCATGGGCCGCCCCCTGTGCGCAAATGCGAGCCGTCCTCTCCGCCCTCGCCTCTCAATACCCCGTCACTTCCCCGCCAACTgtcgccttcttcagcatcaaCGCCGAAGAACTGCCTGATATCTCCGAAGAATACGATGTTACGGCTGTTCCATATGTCGTCCTTCTCAGGGACAGTAGTGTTCTGGAATCCATTAGCGGGAGCGAGGCAACAAAGGTGCGCGATGCTGTCGAGCGATATGCTGGTGCCGGGTCAAGCGCCGGCGCCAATGGTGCTGGTTTCACTACTATCCCACCAGCATTGTCGGCTGTGCCCAGGGAGGATGGCCCGGCAACAGCTACACAGGCGCCTATGTTGTCTGCTGGTCAGAGTGCGGATGGTGCGCCGGCCTTGACACCTGAACAGTCGAAGGAGGCGTTGTTCGCTCGTCTTGCGGAATTGGTTAAAGCTGCACCAGTTATGTTGTTTATGAAGGGGACGCCTAGCGCGCCTCAGTGTGGATTCAGTCGGCAATTAGTTGGTATCTTGCGTGAGCGGAGTGTCAAGTATGGATTCTTCAACATCCTTGCGGACGAGGAGGTAAGACAGGGCTTGAAGGAATTCGCGGACTGGCCCACTTTCCCACAGCTTTGGGTCGGCGGGGAGTTAGTCGGAGGATTAGATATT GTCAAGGAGGAACTTGAAAATGACCCTGAATTCCTTGAGAGCTTCTCCGTTAACAAAGCCACTGCTGCCGCCTAA